The genomic window TTGCAGTGAGAATGAAGGATGGACGTCTGGTGTGAGCCAGGGCTGGCAGACAGGATCACGTCACGGATGCTTTCGCCGCGGAGATCTTTGCCATGTCACATGCGGTCACCACGGCTGCGAACCTCGGCATCGTTCGGCTTGATCACTGGAGACGGACTCCCAACTCCTAGCTGAAGCCTTGGATTTGCAAAGAGTTAATTCCTCCGCATACGCTGCTATCATCGAGGACACGATGTACCAGCTCAAGCTTTGGTTTGCCAAGGTTGCAATCACCTTGTGTAGACGCTCAGCGAACTCTGTAGCCCACGAGCTTGCTACGATTGGCCGTAGTTGTGAGCCCAACCAGTACatggaatgggactcggatgtacCTGTCCAAGTGGGCGCCTGTGTAATAGGCGATATGCCTAAGCTAAGTTAAGTAATAAAGCTTTGCTTTGCTCTAAAAAAAAAGACAATGGAGTCAAGCCGGCGGGAATCCGCGATTTTTTTTCCTACGTAGTGAACAAATTTCAGGTGCGCATCTCTCCAACCCAgtcgctttttttttctttttttttttggccCGGTGGCCCAGTCTCTCCACAAGCCCAATCTGAAATCCCCAGCCTTGCAGCGCAGAGAGACACGAGTCGCAGACCATTTTGAACCCTAGACACGGCACCGCCGCGGCGGCGGAGGCATCCGGCGTGGCGTCGTGCGTTCGTTCCTCGCCCCTCTGGATTCTGCGCTCCGGTTCGGCAAGCCCCAGGCCCCAGGTCGGAGCGGGCGAGCGGCGTCGCCTTCCCCCGTTCTCCGGCGCTCCTGCAGCAACTGAGCCAGTTCGTAGGTTCGTTTTGTTTCCTGTTCCGATATATTTGAAATTCAAGACTTGTGTGCATGAATTAGGTTCAATTCTTCTGGTGATTAAGTTCTGTGAGTATTAACGACTAGCAAGATTGTTTGTTACTCGGTTGTTCACATGCTTGTCTAGATTAAATTGCTTAACTGAATCCAGTTTAGGACATGTCCATCATGCTTCTAGTTAATGTTGGAACTAAACATGTTGCTCGTGAATAATTTGGGTGCAAGTCCACATCTAGGTTTTGGTATTACGCTCTGATCTCGTTATGTCCCTCCTCTTATCTGGTTGTCGATCCTCTACTGGCAACACTGTACAGTTTTTCCCCCTACTATAATGAAAAAGGCAGAACACCTGCCAGTTCCGCTCAAAAAAAGAAAGCTCTGTTCAGGTGCAAATTGACTCTGTCCTGAAGTAAAGTTGACAGCCTCTCAGTTATATACCCTATATTGTTTGTCCTGTCCATATTTTGTAATGCAAGGTTTTCTTTCTTCCATATTTTAATAAAATATCCTTCAAATGATCGCCCATGTATTCAAGAAAAGAAAATCCCTTTCAACTTTCTGCGTGGCACATGTTCGCTCTTCAAGATCACAAATTAGGGTCTTGTAACACATGTCAAATGATAATGAAAGCTTTTCTCTTTGCCAACCCAACGCAGGAGTTGAGTTCACTTATGTTCATAGAATCATAGCAGACTTGTTTCCCTAAACTGCCATCTCTCCTTTGttgcttgttttttgttttgctATGAACAAGAACAAGCAACTTACTTAGTGTACCGTTTAGTTTCTGCATGTATTGTATTTTTAGTGATATGTGGTAGACTGCACACTAATTTAGGCTTCCTGTCTTCTGGAAATGCTAGGAAAGTTTAACCTGGATTCTGAAGCAATGAGTACCTGTAAAAAGGCCAGGGCGGAAGGTATATGTGTTGTGAGTTTAGATAGACTGAGCAGCCTACCGCCAGAGATAAAGGGCAACATCCTCTCCCTTTTGAATGTCGAAGAAGCAGTTAGGACTTGCACCTTATCAAGTACCTGGAGGGATGCATGGGCTAATATGCCAAAAATATCTCTGCGCGATGGAAATTTTGCACGAACCAAGTTCGTTACGTTGGTCGATATGGTGCTATCACTCCACAAAGGAACTATAGAAGGGTGTCATATTTCAGGTAGCAAAAATTACCATGATGAGTTCGGTAGGTGGATGCTCATGCTGTCAAGAAGATCACCAAGATCAGTTATAATCAAGTTGAACTCAGGGCCAATGTATAGGATTCCCTCATGCCTCTTTTCTCTCGGCGATCTGAAGTCTCTGCGACTGAAAAACTGCATTATCAGTTTGCCCCGGGTATTCCAAGGTTTCAAGAGCCTAACTTACCTCAGCCTGAGCTTTTTCTCCTCCACAGACAGGGATATCCAAAATCTGATCTCCTTTTGTCCTGAACTGACTTATTTGAGATTAACTTCTTTTGAGGGCATCAAATGTCTAAACATTCAATCTCCTACGCTGGAAGATCTTCTTGTTGATGGGTACTTTGAAGACATTAATTTGGATGCCCCTAATCTGGAGGAGGCCATTCTCTCTCTTGATCTCAAAGCTAAATCATATCAACTTGTTCCAATTACGCATGACAAGGAAAGCCATATCAAGCAGTCATTGGGAAGCCTGAGTGACATCGAAATGCTTTTAGTTAGTGGTTTTTTCATGAAGGGAGCTATTATTTGCTCCAACATTACTATGGACTTCTTCTGCCTTCTAACTAATCTGTGTTGccatttcctttttttctttaatttttgcAGTATCTATCAATGGGGTGCATAGTTACGAAGCTCCCTGTCGTGTTTACTCGCCTAGAGGATATTTATCTTGTGATATGCCTTTCGGACCAGAGGCAAGTCTTGACCGCGTGTTCCTTATTTCAGAATGCCCCCAACTTGAAGAACCTTGGGATGTTGGTATGTATGCCTCCAGTAAATCCTCTCCCTCCCTCGATCATCCAATCCATGTTCGTTGAGTTTACGGTACCTAATCGTTGTGAGAAAAAATATATGCAGAGTTACCCTTCGAGAACATGGGATGAGGATAAGGCTAGCATTCAAGAGCTTACCCTGCAAATGCAAATGGACCATCTCGTAACAGctagtgtgaaagaatttaggGGTCGGGACTACAAAGTCGATTTCGTGGCAAAGCTACTGACCTGGGCACCTGCTTTGGAAGAAGTGAAATTAGAGTGGAAGGGTCAAATAGACCGTAGCATGGTTCTTACCAAGCTATTAGCTCTGCCGAGAGTGTCTCCCAGGGCCAAGGTCATTGTTACATGATAAGTATGCTCCCACATCACTTTGCTGAGTTAATTTGCTGCCAGGTAGAACTATTTTGGCAAATTGTAGGTTCGTTTTGCTTCCTGTTCTCATATATTTGAAATTCAAGACTTGTGTGAGGTGGATTCATGAATTAGATTCATTTGCTTCATGAGGCCTAGTTGTGTGATTAAGTTATGTGGGTTATCGGATTGCTCTGCTAAATCTGCTAATGGGACTATTGCTTTCTTACTTTCAATGGAACACCACATGCCTGATGCTATTGTAGTAGGCAGCACAGATACGATAATTGAGAGACATTTGGAGTCAGCCGTATGAGTACCTCTCAAACCACTCCGGGACAGTTCCAATGACGGCAAGAGATAGGTCTGTCTCTTGTCGGCATCAGTGCACTTGACGGTGGAGATCACATCTGTTCAGCCGATGCAGATCACATTTTTCTGAAAGGAGGATGCAGATCACATTGGTTGGGATGGAGGGGATGTGGTGCCCGTCTTGCTCGGATGTTCTAGCAAAAACCTTGCCGTTTGAGACGAGGATCCAAGGCAGTTGGTTGGCATGTCGGTGGGCCTTGACGACGTAGAGCCCAATGCCACGAGTGACAGCGCGCGAGATCGGTGGCGCCACTGCCAGTGATGAGGCCGAGGAGTTCCGGTGGGACATCGGACCACGACGAAGTCGACGTCATCATCGATCGCTGGCTGCATGGGCGGCCGAGATCAAGGCACAGCGTTTTTTCCCCTTGTGTGCGATGCCACTGCAAGGAATTACGTGCTGGGATGGGGACCTATAGATGGCAACGGCGTGCTGGGCGTTACTCTGTTACGTACCCGAACCGGAAAAGGTATATCGTGAGCTGGGCATTAGTCTTTTTACCCGAACCAGAAAAGGACTTCTTCTTCTCGATACCTATATGTACCGGACCAGTAATACAACTGGCTGATGAGCCGCGCGCAAACGTTGGTCGAATTCTGTTTCGATCTCCAACCTACGATCGACCATGCACTCGTCATTGCCGGATCTGCCACCGGAATTGGTCCGCGAGATCTCCGGCCGCCTGCACGACGTCGCCGACTTCGTCCGCTTCCATGCCGTTTGTAAGTCATGGCGCGATTCATACCATCCAGTGACGGCCCATCAGTTCCTGCCGTGGCTCCTTGCGCCTAGTATGGTGGACGACGACTCCCTCAAACTCAGATGTGTCTTCTCCAACATGAGCTACCgcgccccgccgctgccgccaaTATCTCGCACCAACGGCCAGATGAACTGGGTCGCCAATGCTAACGGCACCGCCATCCGCTACTTCACTGCTTCCCCCGACGGGCTGACCTTCCATGACCCTCTCGCCGGAGAGCTCATGACCCACATGCCTCCGTTCCCAAATGAGGGGGTCGATGGACGGTTGGGGGAGAATCCCAGTGGCATCATTTACAGTGATGGTACCATGCTTTTGTACAGCAAGCATTACAGCAGCGAACAAAACACCACCGAGTTCAAGGCGGCGCTCCTGTGTCCCGGGGACAATGAGTGGACCTTTGTCAAAAGGACCCTCGAATCCCCCTACTATGGAGAGTTTTGTGTTGCGTATCACGCTAGGAAGATCCTTGTGACCGTGAAGAGCGACCTCTGGCACGTCGTGACAACACCATCCGCTGCCGCGAACTGCAACCAAGTGAGGATCCCCAATTTGTCGTGGATGCCACACGAGGATGATGGTTACTACTATGAGTACGGTTATGTGCTCGAGTCCCGTGGCGAGCTTATGTGGGTGTCGCTGCACATCAAGAAGGATTACCCAGACATGAGTAGGACAAGCATCCGTGACCTAGAACATGCGTTCTTGATGTCCGTGCACATGCTTGGGGAGGCCATTAAGGGACCGGAGAAGTTGCGGTGGGTGAGGAAGGTTGGTCAGAGCCTGGCTGACCGTGTCCTATTTCTGGGGTGGCCCAATAGTTTTGCCGTGGACGCGTCGAGGCTAGGCGTGACCGGCGGATTCACCTACTTCTTGTTCTATGACAACCACCCTCTACGTAGGCGAAGTGGTGTGTTCAGGTACAACCTCATCGACAACGCGGCCAAGTTCATTGAGTGGCTACCCCAAGGATGGGACAACGAGATGTGCACATGGGTCGTCCCCCAGCCCACCATTGCTCCAATCCACCAGGGTCGAGCAACTATTCCAAGAAGCAATAACATGATTCACATCCAAAGATGGTACGGCCCTCCTTTTGAGGTGTTGGTGCGCAACCTATCTCCCACAACGAAGAGCTCTCAGCTGGAACAGTTGTTCAACAAGTACGGCAGGGTGTCGAGCGCCAATGTGATGTActacaacaagaccaagacctcaCGGGGCATCGGCCTCGTCACAATCGCGATGATGCACGTCTGTCTAGAAGATGCACATGCCGCCCTGGATGGGTTGGTTTTAGATGGACGCAGGGTCGAGGTTATCTCGGTCAACGGCATGCAACTACAATGATGACAGCGATGACGAATAAAGTCTTCCATTGGAGCAGTGTAGAATGCTATAGTTTAGGGGCTTGTCTAGTCGACGCGGATTTGTTGAACAAGGTTTCACACGCACCTCTTATGAATAGTAAATTTAGAAAACCTAGAAAAAGATACTGATTTCTTTTTGTAATATACATAGTCAATTGGTGTACTCACGTATGAAGTTTCACGAAGAAATCACATCCATACTAATCTGGGCAAAAAATGGTAAAATTAAATCTACATCAGGAAAATTATCCTAAAAACAGTCTAAAATTACTGTACATTAATTTACTGTATACCGTGAAGAAAATTATCCTAAAAACTACTGATGACCCCACTGATTAGTTTGGCTGGCTTCGCCACTGGAGTACAATGGTCGGATAAGTTTCATActccaaaatttcagatttttttcttAGTAATTTTTCTTTGAGATTACTATTTATGTTGGTGTGCTTAAAACCATGTTCACCATCGTATTTTTGCTTGACTAGTACTCATTAGATGTGGAGTAATGTATCAATGCTTCATTAATCAATACATGCGATTAATTATAGGAATCAtcgccccctccccccacccccacccccacccccactcgCGGTTGTTCCTTTGCCAACCTCACAGTGGTTGCCTCTGGTATCATGCTTTTGCAAAAAGACATACAAACCGAGGCCTCGAGAAGGCGTCCGTTTATGTTAtactcagagcatctccagccgcgccgccAACAGGCCCCCCCAGGCGACTTTTCCGGCGCCAGCGCCAAAAAaacgccccagtcgcgcccccaggacgacgGAAAGCGCCGGTTCGGCTCTTTTTTTCGTCCGGcggccgcaggccgaacccggcgcgctgggggcgcttgggggctccggcgcaagggaaaagcgcggctggcccacgccgtcaggtgaaaagtcaagattttcttccccgactcACCTCCCACCCCCGCGCTCTCGgccgccactagctatatcccggcgccgcccttcaccggtagatagccattccccgccggcaAAAAAAGTAGAGGTCCGCTGCGGCAGCCCCTCCGACAGCagttgggcgtttccggccgccgtttccggccgcggaagGGTAGTTTAGCGATGGGTGcacgcccaccgggcgcaaggtgttcggcgatttgcctacCTCGGcaatggactcggatgacgaggaagcgctcACCGCGCTGCTAGAGGAGGAAGCcaaggccgacgtccaggaagaagagcatctcatggtgctcgccgccctcaccCAGCtcctggcgagcaatgaaaagccgtggcgaggtggctcggcgccggggcgggtgaaagcaaagaaccgacatcgtctcgaaggctactgcatgctctactccgactacttcgccgatgctccacttcacgacgacagaacatttcggcgccgttatcggatgagcagaaagcttttcctcaggattgtgaattccatccgggagttcgacaactacttcaaatgcaagatgaattgcaccggcaaacttggattcacctccatccagaaatgcacgacagcgatgaggatgcttgcatacggagctcccggtgactcacaggacgactatgggcgcatggccgagttcaccagcatagagtgtttctacaagttctgtcgggcagtggtggtagtgtttggaccgcaatacttgagaacacccaatgcggaagacactgctcggatcctagcacagaatgcagcaagatgatttcctgggatgcttggaagcatcgactgtatgcattggaaatgaaagaattgcccatttgcttggcaggggatgtacaaaggcgccaaaggcggttgcagtgtggtacttgaggcggtggccacacaggacctctggatttggcactccttctttggtatgccaggaactcacaatgacatcaacatgctgcagtgctctcctgtctttgccaagcttgttgaaggtcattctcctccggtgaacttcgagatcaatgggcggcactacaacaaggggtactatctagctgatggcatctatccgagatggtcgacatttatgaagaccatcaaaaaccctgtgcctggaggcaagaacgcctggtttgtgaagattcaggaggcttgcaggaaggatgtcgagcgggcatttggtgtgctccaatatCGATTTGCTGTGTTCCGGTACttcgctcagacctggtcgaaagatcaaatgtgagaaatcatgacctgctgtgtcatcttgcacaacatgatcactgagagcgagcaggaagagccagtgtttgacactgaaccataccacaTGCAGGGTCCTCTTgtccaagttgatcaccagctaccagcaacctggactgcctacctcagtatgcgtcagaagatccgagacccacaggtgcatcatcaactgcagcaagatctgatagagcacctatggaggctcaagggcgacgccgggcgcgacgtgtgatgaaatatgtgtttttatttgttgaactatataatttgcaTTGAACTATtatgttgaagtatttgatttttctgtgatgaaatatatGATAAAAAATGTATTTATGTTGCTAATTGAAGGCCGAGCCACAGCGAACGAcaccgaatatgggcctattcccGCCCATATGGGCTTTATATTCGCCAAAAAGTGGGCCAACATCGGTGCCTGGGGCcgagctgggggcgacgactggacgCAAAACTGCCCGCAGCGCCGaatgtatcgccggctcgcccccagggggcaaTTTTTAGGTGTCCTGGGTGGGGGGGGGCaacggttggagatgctctcactACGTTAAAAGTAAGTGTCCCaattttagtacaactttgtactattttaatacaaagttgagacatttattttgggacggatgaAGTATATAACTAGCACATATACCCGTGGGTTGTGACGGAAGAGAAAAAGCTTATATATTAAATTCCGTGAAAATCACATTTGTAAGCAGACAGAACGCCTTGTGTTGCACTACAAATAGAATGCTAGTTGTTCTATCCATGAGAACACCCACCAATGCGACACAATATCATCCAGATTCCAAGGACGCACACGGTTTATCAGTCAATAGAAAATAAGATAGGGAGCATTAAAGAGGATAAATATTTAACTTGAGATGTAAGACCGCATGCGTAGTTTTATTGAAGGCGTTCTGAGCTATTTAATGTGTAACATTGTGTGTGCCCTGAATCACATGTGTGACTTTTAGATCGGGGATTTAAACTCCGGTATTCATATTCCCTTCGGATCCTTACGGCCGAAATTTCATTTGAAGTCCCGCGTTAATGCCTTCAATGTACTGGGANNNNNNNNNNNNNNNNNNNNNNNNNNNNNNNNNNNNNNNNNNNNNNNNNNNNNNNNNNNNNNNNNNNNNNNNNNNNNNNNNNNNNNNNNNNNNNNNNNNNNNNNNNNNNNNNNNNNNNNNNNNNNNNNNNNNNNNNNNNNNNNNNNNNNNNNNNNNNNNNNNNNNNNNNNNNNNNNNNNNNNNNNNNNNNNNNNNNNNNNNNNNNNNNNNNNNNNNNNNNNNNNNNNNNNNNNNATGTTGTTTTCTTATCGATGCATCATTGTTGCAGGTTGCATCACCACGCTCGGTATGTTCCAGGGGAAATCCTAGATATGAGCCTCCCGAATCAGATGATGATTTCGCTGCCGGTCTCTCTCCtcggggcatcgttttggagtagGTGCTGGATGGAGAGGataagaggaggagcggtgttacatctaTCGCAAGGCTGCCGGCGGGTCTCGACGGCATGGCGTGGTGGAGTTTTGGTGATGGACGCGTGTGGATAGATGCGCGCAGGATGGTGGCGATGTCTGGC from Triticum aestivum cultivar Chinese Spring chromosome 3B, IWGSC CS RefSeq v2.1, whole genome shotgun sequence includes these protein-coding regions:
- the LOC123066913 gene encoding F-box/FBD/LRR-repeat protein At1g13570-like, which gives rise to MSTCKKARAEGICVVSLDRLSSLPPEIKGNILSLLNVEEAVRTCTLSSTWRDAWANMPKISLRDGNFARTKFVTLVDMVLSLHKGTIEGCHISGSKNYHDEFGRWMLMLSRRSPRSVIIKLNSGPMYRIPSCLFSLGDLKSLRLKNCIISLPRVFQGFKSLTYLSLSFFSSTDRDIQNLISFCPELTYLRLTSFEGIKCLNIQSPTLEDLLVDGYFEDINLDAPNLEEAILSLDLKAKSYQLVPITHDKESHIKQSLGSLSDIEMLLVSGFFMKGYLSMGCIVTKLPVVFTRLEDIYLVICLSDQRQVLTACSLFQNAPNLKNLGMLSYPSRTWDEDKASIQELTLQMQMDHLVTASVKEFRGRDYKVDFVAKLLTWAPALEEVKLEWKGQIDRSMVLTKLLALPRVSPRAKVIVT
- the LOC123066915 gene encoding uncharacterized protein, encoding MHSSLPDLPPELVREISGRLHDVADFVRFHAVCKSWRDSYHPVTAHQFLPWLLAPSMVDDDSLKLRCVFSNMSYRAPPLPPISRTNGQMNWVANANGTAIRYFTASPDGLTFHDPLAGELMTHMPPFPNEGVDGRLGENPSGIIYSDGTMLLYSKHYSSEQNTTEFKAALLCPGDNEWTFVKRTLESPYYGEFCVAYHARKILVTVKSDLWHVVTTPSAAANCNQVRIPNLSWMPHEDDGYYYEYGYVLESRGELMWVSLHIKKDYPDMSRTSIRDLEHAFLMSVHMLGEAIKGPEKLRWVRKVGQSLADRVLFLGWPNSFAVDASRLGVTGGFTYFLFYDNHPLRRRSGVFRYNLIDNAAKFIEWLPQGWDNEMCTWVVPQPTIAPIHQGRATIPRSNNMIHIQRWYGPPFEVLVRNLSPTTKSSQLEQLFNKYGRVSSANVMYYNKTKTSRGIGLVTIAMMHVCLEDAHAALDGLVLDGRRVEVISVNGMQLQ